In Deltaproteobacteria bacterium, the genomic window CCTAAAACAATGCCCACATCTTCCACGGTGTGGTGGTCGTCAACCTGCGTGTCTCCCCGGGCGGTCAGGGTGAGGTCGAAAAACCCATGGACCATGGCCGAAGCGATCATGTGATCGAGAAAACCGACATTGGTTTCCACCCTGGCCTGACCCTGGCCGTCCAGGTTCAGGCTGGCGCTGACAATTGTTTCTTTGGTTTTGCGCTCGATGTCTGCCTTTCTGGGCCCCATAGCTCACCTCACCCGGCCTTTTTTACGGCCGAAAATAGA contains:
- the hisB gene encoding imidazoleglycerol-phosphate dehydratase (catalyzes the dehydration of D-erythro-1-(imidazol-4-yl)glycerol 3-phosphate to 3-(imidazol-4-yl)-2-oxopropyl phosphate in histidine biosynthesis), which produces MGPRKADIERKTKETIVSASLNLDGQGQARVETNVGFLDHMIASAMVHGFFDLTLTARGDTQVDDHHTVEDVGIVLG